Proteins encoded by one window of Armatimonadota bacterium:
- a CDS encoding zinc-ribbon domain-containing protein has translation MRCPKCGAENRPGKIVCARCGMRLRPSPAAPAPVTRETPEILIHRVRYDLLRFAVCVGVAVVVGAVLGFVLP, from the coding sequence ATGCGGTGTCCGAAATGCGGAGCTGAGAACCGGCCGGGCAAGATCGTTTGCGCCCGGTGCGGGATGCGGTTACGTCCAAGCCCTGCTGCGCCTGCGCCCGTGACCCGGGAGACCCCGGAGATCCTGATCCACCGCGTGCGCTACGATCTCCTGCGGTTTGCGGTCTGCGTGGGGGTGGCCGTGGTCGTGGGGGCCGTGTTGGGGTTCGTGCTCCCGTGA
- a CDS encoding PHP domain-containing protein: protein MRIDLHTHTTASDGLLSPRDLVYAAYRVGVGVLGVTDHDTVDGIPEALEAARGLGITVIPGVELSVEEGEEELHLLGYFVDFQADWFRELLAELRARRVDRIREMIRRLNELGIPLSLGEVARLGQGAVGRAHVARALVAGGFVRTHAEAFERYIGRGKPAWVPRSTLSLERAIGAIREAGGIAVLAHPGRSSALARVAALQAAGLEGIEVYYPEHTPHQVARLLALARELGLLVTGGSDYHGDGVSTGAALGGQYVPPEVVRALWERRRVRNAVSEMRS, encoded by the coding sequence ATGCGGATTGACCTGCACACCCACACCACCGCCTCCGACGGACTGCTAAGCCCCCGGGATCTGGTGTACGCGGCCTACAGGGTGGGCGTGGGGGTCTTGGGCGTGACGGACCACGACACCGTGGACGGGATCCCCGAAGCCCTGGAGGCGGCCCGGGGGCTGGGCATCACGGTGATCCCCGGGGTCGAGCTGAGCGTGGAGGAGGGGGAGGAGGAGCTGCACCTGCTGGGATACTTCGTGGACTTCCAGGCCGATTGGTTCCGCGAGCTCCTCGCGGAGCTGCGGGCGAGGCGGGTGGACCGGATCCGGGAGATGATCCGACGCCTGAACGAACTCGGGATACCCCTCTCCCTCGGAGAGGTGGCCCGGCTGGGGCAGGGTGCCGTTGGGCGCGCACATGTAGCCAGAGCCCTGGTTGCGGGGGGGTTCGTGCGCACGCATGCGGAGGCCTTCGAACGATACATCGGCCGGGGGAAACCCGCGTGGGTTCCCCGGAGCACCCTCTCCCTGGAGAGGGCCATCGGGGCCATTCGGGAGGCGGGGGGGATCGCGGTGCTGGCGCATCCCGGTCGGTCCAGCGCCCTCGCGCGCGTGGCGGCCCTCCAGGCCGCAGGCCTGGAGGGGATCGAGGTGTACTACCCCGAGCACACGCCCCATCAGGTGGCGCGGCTTTTGGCCCTCGCCCGGGAGCTGGGTCTCCTCGTGACGGGTGGAAGCGACTACCATGGCGATGGGGTCAGCACGGGGGCGGCGCTGGGCGGACAGTACGTGCCGCCCGAGGTGGTGCGGGCCCTCTGGGAACGGAGGAGGGTGCGGAATGCGGTGTCCGAAATGCGGAGCTGA
- a CDS encoding TIGR00282 family metallophosphoesterase: protein MRILFIGDICGKPGRRVVARRVPVLRRELGLDFVVANAENSAAGAGITPGTVQELLGCGIDVLTGGNHTWHRKEAYEVLDREPCVLRPANFPSGVPGRGSTVVQRGTLRLAVLNLQGRVFMDPLEDPFRLGRAEAARLREITPHVLVDFHAEATSEKMALAWYLDGWVTAVVGTHTHVQTADERILPGGTATITDVGMTGPFHGIIGMDREAILQRFLTHLPVRFEVAQGPVQFNAVVVEADEAGRATAIRRIFEIHDAD from the coding sequence GTGCGGATCCTGTTCATCGGGGACATCTGCGGCAAGCCGGGGCGTCGGGTGGTGGCTCGCCGGGTGCCCGTCCTCCGTCGGGAGCTGGGTTTGGACTTCGTGGTGGCCAACGCGGAGAACAGCGCCGCAGGAGCGGGCATTACCCCCGGCACCGTCCAGGAGCTGTTGGGCTGCGGAATCGACGTGCTCACGGGAGGAAACCACACCTGGCACCGGAAGGAAGCGTACGAAGTCCTGGACCGGGAGCCCTGTGTCCTGCGTCCCGCGAACTTCCCATCGGGCGTGCCGGGACGCGGCAGTACCGTGGTCCAACGGGGAACCCTTCGCCTCGCGGTGCTGAACCTCCAGGGACGGGTGTTCATGGATCCGCTAGAGGATCCCTTCCGCTTGGGCAGGGCGGAGGCAGCGCGCCTGCGGGAGATCACCCCTCATGTCCTCGTGGACTTTCACGCGGAAGCCACCAGCGAGAAGATGGCCCTGGCTTGGTACCTGGATGGCTGGGTCACCGCGGTGGTGGGCACCCATACCCACGTGCAGACAGCGGACGAGCGCATCCTGCCGGGGGGCACCGCCACCATCACGGACGTGGGCATGACCGGTCCCTTCCACGGGATCATCGGTATGGACCGGGAGGCCATCCTTCAGCGGTTTCTCACCCACCTGCCCGTACGGTTCGAAGTGGCCCAAGGCCCCGTGCAGTTCAACGCGGTGGTGGTGGAGGCCGACGAAGCCGGACGGGCCACCGCCATCCGCCGCATCTTCGAGATACACGATGCGGATTGA
- the rny gene encoding ribonuclease Y yields MTVLLVMAVGAVAFLAGYVFRKWIAESKIRSAEEEAKRILLDAQREADAKRKEALLEAKDEALRIKREAEREIREHRADLQRLERRLSQREEALERRAEQLERRERALQQQEQELAARAEEVAALIAQQHRKLEEIAGLTREEARQRLLEQVEAEAREDALARIRKVEREAREEAERRTREILALAIQRTAADHTAELTVSVVPLPTEEMKGRIIGREGRNIRTLEALTGVDFIIDDTPEAVTLSSFDPMRREVAKIALEKLMADGRIHPARIEEMVEKAQQELDQRIQEAGEQAAFEAGVHGLHPDLVKLLGRLRFRTSYGQNVLQHSVEVALLAGELAAQLGADVHMARRAGLLHDIGKALTHEVQGSHTQIGVDIARRYHEPPPVINAILYHHGEEEAKYLESVLVAAADAISGSRPGARKESVEAYIKRLQALEQLAQSFPGVEKAYAIQAGREIRVIVRSGEVDDLAAYRIARDLSRRIEQDLEYPGQIKVTVVRETRIVEYAR; encoded by the coding sequence ATGACCGTTCTTCTGGTCATGGCGGTGGGTGCGGTGGCCTTCCTCGCCGGATATGTCTTCCGGAAGTGGATCGCGGAGTCCAAGATCCGCTCTGCGGAAGAAGAGGCGAAGCGAATCCTCCTGGATGCCCAGCGGGAGGCGGATGCGAAGCGGAAGGAAGCGCTCCTGGAGGCAAAGGATGAAGCCCTCCGGATCAAACGCGAGGCGGAGCGGGAGATCCGGGAGCACCGGGCGGACCTCCAGCGGTTGGAACGGCGTCTGAGCCAGCGGGAGGAGGCGCTGGAGCGGCGTGCGGAGCAGCTGGAGCGTCGGGAGCGCGCGCTTCAACAGCAAGAGCAGGAACTCGCCGCCCGAGCGGAGGAAGTTGCCGCACTCATCGCACAACAGCACCGGAAGCTGGAGGAGATCGCCGGGTTAACCCGGGAGGAGGCTCGGCAGCGTCTGCTGGAACAGGTGGAGGCGGAGGCCCGGGAGGACGCCCTGGCCCGAATCCGGAAGGTGGAGCGGGAGGCCCGGGAGGAGGCGGAACGCCGCACCCGGGAGATCCTGGCCCTGGCCATCCAGCGGACTGCCGCGGACCATACCGCGGAACTTACGGTTTCCGTGGTGCCCCTGCCCACGGAGGAGATGAAGGGACGGATCATCGGGCGGGAGGGCCGAAACATTCGGACCCTGGAGGCTCTCACGGGCGTGGACTTCATCATCGACGACACGCCGGAGGCCGTGACCCTCTCCTCCTTCGATCCCATGCGTCGGGAGGTCGCGAAGATTGCCCTCGAGAAGCTCATGGCGGACGGCCGCATCCATCCCGCCCGGATCGAGGAGATGGTGGAGAAGGCCCAGCAGGAGTTGGATCAACGGATTCAGGAAGCGGGGGAGCAGGCGGCGTTCGAGGCAGGGGTGCACGGACTGCATCCTGATCTGGTGAAGCTCTTAGGCCGGCTCCGGTTCCGGACCTCCTATGGTCAGAACGTCCTGCAGCACTCCGTGGAGGTGGCCTTGCTGGCGGGGGAGTTGGCGGCGCAGCTGGGGGCGGACGTCCACATGGCCCGACGGGCAGGGCTGTTGCATGACATCGGGAAGGCCCTGACCCACGAGGTCCAGGGAAGTCACACCCAGATCGGGGTGGACATCGCCCGACGGTACCACGAGCCGCCTCCGGTGATCAACGCCATCCTGTACCACCATGGGGAGGAGGAGGCGAAATACCTGGAGAGCGTCCTGGTGGCCGCCGCGGATGCCATCTCCGGATCCCGGCCGGGGGCCCGGAAGGAGTCTGTGGAGGCCTACATCAAGCGGCTACAGGCTCTGGAGCAGCTCGCCCAGTCCTTCCCAGGAGTGGAGAAGGCGTACGCCATCCAGGCGGGCCGGGAGATCCGGGTCATCGTCCGCAGCGGGGAGGTGGACGACCTGGCCGCGTACCGCATTGCCCGAGACCTGAGCCGCAGGATCGAACAGGACCTGGAGTACCCAGGCCAGATCAAGGTGACCGTCGTGCGGGAGACCCGGATCGTGGAGTACGCCCGCTAG
- the lexA gene encoding transcriptional repressor LexA, whose translation MPRPLTRRQREILQFIVDYTRRHGYPPSVRDIGGALHLTSSSTVHSHLSALEKKGFIRRDPSKPRAIEVIRDDTALPHKRPVVLPVVGRVTAGAPILAEQNIEDAFLLPEDFLGPGEHFLLRVRGDSMIGAGIYDGDYLIVRRQSHADNGDIVVARIGEEATVKRFYREPDGIRLQPENPLLEPIKSREVVIEGKAVGLLRRLR comes from the coding sequence ATGCCTAGGCCCCTAACCCGCAGGCAGCGGGAGATTCTCCAGTTCATCGTGGACTACACCCGCCGGCACGGATATCCCCCGTCCGTGCGGGACATCGGTGGGGCGTTGCACCTCACCAGCAGCTCCACCGTCCACAGCCACCTGAGCGCCCTCGAGAAGAAGGGATTCATCCGTCGGGATCCCAGCAAACCCCGGGCCATTGAGGTCATTCGGGACGATACGGCGCTTCCCCACAAGCGCCCTGTAGTGCTGCCCGTGGTGGGTCGGGTCACCGCGGGAGCTCCCATCTTGGCAGAGCAGAACATCGAGGACGCCTTCCTCCTGCCCGAGGATTTCCTGGGCCCGGGGGAGCACTTCCTTCTCCGGGTCCGGGGGGACTCCATGATCGGAGCAGGGATCTACGACGGAGACTACCTCATCGTGCGCCGGCAGTCCCATGCGGACAACGGGGACATCGTGGTGGCCCGGATCGGGGAGGAGGCTACGGTGAAACGGTTCTATCGGGAACCGGACGGCATCCGCCTTCAGCCTGAGAACCCCCTGCTGGAGCCGATCAAGTCCAGGGAAGTGGTGATCGAGGGGAAGGCGGTGGGCCTTCTTCGCCGCCTCCGCTGA